The genomic region ATATTTAATACTGATTGAGAATTCaattaagttattaaaattctgctataccaatattttttttaatttgaaatataaatgtattttaaaagcTTGTTTTCACTAATcaatacttttattaaatttttgaaacaagcaaaaacgagatatttttaacttgaaaaaaagttaGGTGGGGTTTACCGACATAAACTTGGTTGCAGGGGGATCGCTGAAATAAGTCTTTGGCCGTATAAAAGACGAGCTATTCCAGTACGTAGAACTGAATTAGAAGGAACATAATTTGATTGCTATCCAATTTCCTGCTGAGTATGTGCCACTGCATCACATGATATTATTTACGGCACCGGCCGGCCCTCTTTTACTTTGTGGAGtttttttacattcaatattgcccatacatatgtagatacactCATACACTTGCATGCTAATCTGATATGAATATAAGTAACCCTAAAGTTGCAACCATATGTTATCTACACATCTTTGACAAATTGCTCTGCTTTAATTTTACTCCAGACCGCTTACATACCTGGACCGTAGAATCGTTTTGCTTTTGTGGCGTCATATACGCTCCCATTCACTGCAATCAGGATACGTCCATCTGGCCCATTTCCATCATATGCACGCAACTCTTGTATACTAAAGTCACGTCGTAATTTTGGAAGTTCAGGCGCCGGCGGTAAACCATCGCCCGATTTGCCTCTGGGCACCTCGTAGCGATCCTTCACTATTTTGTAAAACAGAAATACAATTACAGCTACAAGTGCCAAATTAAGAGGGCTGTATATTATCTCCTCCACTATGCCCAGCAATATTGACGAGGATATTTCATCGCTGGCCACTTTGCTACTAGTGTCAGCTACTCCTGCGGACGCTGCCATCTTTTACAAATAATACGTGGTTTTCTACTTTTTACAACGCCTAACTCGAACTTTGATCTTGAGCCCTTGCACCACTGACCCTATCGTAGCATTCGCTTTATTTAACTGTTTGTGTTTGTCGAATCTTTGCAGTTGCCTCGCGTTCGGCGGATTTCGTAGCAAATCGTAAAAGtcgtatgaaaatttttttaacgaaaatgacAGAAATTTCAATGCACACTCccgaagaaatataaataaaatgcgtTGTCTTAAAGTTTGTGTTGACGTTGAAATCTATTGCCACAAGATGTCGGTTTCAATTTTTATCGCTAGATGACGCTGCTAATTTTCACCCAGTGTTGTCAAatacttttctaaatttatttatttaaaaatgggtATTTTTTGTGGCATTTTTGGTATTGTAGTCCTTTATTCACATAAGCAAAAATGTGATACTTATCAA from Anastrepha obliqua isolate idAnaObli1 chromosome 2, idAnaObli1_1.0, whole genome shotgun sequence harbors:
- the LOC129236973 gene encoding membrane-associated progesterone receptor component 1, which codes for MAASAGVADTSSKVASDEISSSILLGIVEEIIYSPLNLALVAVIVFLFYKIVKDRYEVPRGKSGDGLPPAPELPKLRRDFSIQELRAYDGNGPDGRILIAVNGSVYDATKAKRFYGPGGPYASFAGRDASRNLATFNVEPNNKEEYDDLSDLNAMEMDSVREWEMQFKEKYDLVGKLLRKGEQPTNYDDEEEDSSEIVTENIATAAASATGTNAEDEGVRKRVANSTEEEVK